Within the bacterium genome, the region TCACATCGTCAGGTAATTGCTCTCTTATGGAAGAAACTTTTTCTCTGACATCCGAAGCAGCCACATCTGCAGAAACATCCATAGTAAATTCACAGATAATAATTGAAACTCCTTCCGACGATACGGATTGAATATTTTTCAAATTATTTGTTGTGCTAATTGCATCCTCGAGAGGTTTTGATATCAACGTTTCTACCTGGTCGGGACCTGCGCCCGGATACAAAGTTTTAACCGTAACGTAAGGAAGGTCGACATTGGGCATAAGCGTAACATTTAACTTGAATGCCGAATATACGCCTATAACCGCCAATGCCAAGAAAAAGACGGAAATAAAAACCGGTTTATTTATAGCTATTCTGGGTAAATTCATAAAATAATCCTCGTTATCAAAAAATGAATAGAAATATATGGAAATATATTGCCTTGTTACAACGCATTTCTATCATATTTCTACCGTATTTCTATGTATATCCACTGTGGATTTAATTGTCTCCTTGCACACTGCTTAAAGTATAAACTTCAAATTAGTTTCCTTCTATAACCTTTACAAGTGAACCTTCTTTAACATTCTCTTTCCCGAAGGTTATAATTTTAGTTCCAAAATCTATCCCCGATATAATTTCAAACTTATCCTCAGACCTATTGCCCAATTTTACCTGCTTTTTTACTGCATGGTTATCTTCGACAGCAAACACAAAATATTCCATACCTTCTTTTATCAGCGCCTTGTTTGATAAGGTCATAATATTTTCCTTTGTGTCGACCAAGATTTTACCCTGCAAAAAAATTCCGGGAATTATATTGTTGGACATGTCTTCAAAGTTTATATATACGTCAAACAACCTCGTATTTGCGTCCGGAGCGCCGGAAATTCTTGTAACTTGCCCTTTTAATTGTTTAATGGTCGACACATCAAGTGTTAGTATTGCGCGCTGACCGATTTGTAAACCGGAAATATCCTTTTCGGCAACTTTTACTTGAGCATTTAACTTTTGAGGGTTATATAGGCTGATTATAGATTGCCCTGGGCTAATAATTTCACCGACATCGGCTCTTCTTATCCCCACAACTCCGTCAAAAGGAGCAAATATGCCGTGGTCTTGGATATTCACATCTACTATTCTTAAATTATCTTTTGCAACTTCAAGTTGAGCATAAGCGGATTCAAGAGTTTGCTTTGCAGTTTTAAAATTCAGTTCAAATTGCTCCAATTCTCTTTTAGAAATCGTGCCATCTTTGAACAAATTACGCATCCTATCTAAGTTTCGCTTTACATCTTCAAACTGCGCTTGAGACTGATTTAGATTATTTTCAGCAATTTTTACCTGATTTTGCGCTTGGGTTTTTTGAATTTCTAAAGAAGAAGTATCTATTTCAACTAGTTTTTCCCCGTCTATAACAACATCACCTGCATCTTTATGAAATTCTAATATTCTGCCCCCAGCTTTACTCGAAAGATATGCATCCTCCTCACTGCCTACTCTGCCTGTTACATTAAGAAATTCGAGCAAAGAATCAGGTCTAATTTCAACTGCTTCTACGGGAATCCCTTCTTTTTCTTGAATTTGAGTAATACTTAGAGGTAATTTCGCGTTAAATTTTTGAATTATTATTAAAGCAATTACTCCCAACAAAAGTACTGATATTATGACTGTTATTTTTCTCATCTATTCTCTCCTATTTTAGTAACTATAAATTTTGCAATACCTGAAACAAAAGCAAGTATTATGCAAACTATTCCCAAGCGAATCGAGAAATTACCACACTATGAGCCATACATCCGGATTCCAGCCCATGTTGCACAAATGGACTAAGCTGAGTAGCACTCAGTAATAAACAGTGTTCCTGCAAAACCACTCAACAGAGTGAAAATTCCTAAGATATCCTTAATATTTTTTCATTTTCAATTTTTAATCTTTAATTTTTGCTCCCATCGCTCTTTCAAGTTGCGAAAAGGCAATATTATATCCATAAAGAGCTTGATAATAACTTGTTCTTGCCTGACTAAGTAAAACCTGCGCATCCAAAACGTCCGTATTTGTCGAAAGCCCCTCTTTGAATCGCAATGAAGTATCGCGGAAATTTTTCTCGGCTTCTTTTACTGCTATCTCCTGCACTTTTATCTTTTCTTTTTCCGATAGCAATGTGAAATACGCTTGTCTTACTTCAAGTTCTATATTATTTACAAGAAGTTCTAAACTGCTACGCGCTTGCTCAAATTGAGCTTTTACCTTTCTAACTTCGTTTAAATTTTCTCCCCAGTCCCATATATCCATTTCTACCGATACAATTGCGCTCCAGGATTCTTTCCACTCATCTATAGGAACCTCCGCTCCTTTAATTTTATCCCACTTTCCGATAAGCGAAACTTGAGGCAGAAAAGAAGAACGTGAAATGCTTACTCCGCTTTGTGAAATTTTCATCCTGCTGTTGGCTTCTTTTATTTCAGGTCTTGAATTAATTGCTTGGCGCATAGCCAAAGAAAGGTCAATATTATAATCATCTAAATATAGTACATCTTCTATCATTACCTCTTGCCCGAGGTTTCTATTCAAAAGACTGTTAAAATAAGATTTTGACAATTCTAAGGCATTATTTGCATCTATTAGGCTCTGCCGAGCGTTTGCTAAAGCAACTTTTGCTCTTAAAACTTCAACTTCGGAAACAAGCCCCTCTTTAAAATATGCTTCTACGGTATTAAGATGAGCCTTTGTTAAAGTTACTGACTCTTGTGCTACTTGCTTAATTTTCCCCGTGCCCAAAACTTGGAAATACGCCTTTTTAACCTCCAAAATCAGATTATTTTGGGTCGATTCTAAGTAGCTTTGACTCACTTTAAGGTTTTCATTTTGCAAATTATATGCAGGCAAAAGACCCCCGTGAAAAATAGGCTGTACTAAATTCAGATTGTAATCGTAAATCTCATCATCGCTTAAAACCACTGATGCCATTTCGCTTTTTTCATCTAAACGCGTATAAGAAGAAGAACTGTAAATTTTAGGAAAGAAATAGCTTAACGCCTGGTTTTTTTCCGCTTGCGCTTCTTTTATTTTTTCATTGGCTAATTTTATGGATGCGTTATTCTCCAACGCAATAGATACACTTTGTTTGAGAGTAAGCACGTCCCCCTGCGCAAAGACAAAAAACGGCAAACTAAATATAACCAAAAAAATGGATTTTTTCACAGCAGTTTCTCCATTTTTTTGGTTACCTCCATGAAATTTTTCCTATCTTGGGCAGAAAACCCTTTAAAAATGGAAATAAACAGTTCGTTGGATTGGTTTTTAATTTTTGATATGACTGTGTTACCTTTAGGCGTAAGAGAGATTATTATTATCCTTCTGTCGGAAGAAGAAAAATCCCTCTTCACTAATTGCATTTTTACGAGTTTATCAACTAAACCGGTTACAGCCGGAGGAGTTACAAAAAGATAATCAGCAATTTCACGCATAGTAGTTTCACCTCTATCATTAAGATGCTCAAGAATATGATATTGGGGAATTGTTATTTCTCCCTGGCTCAATTCGTTAGATAGTTTTGCTCTCATTTTTCTCTGTAGCCGAGAAATACTTTCTGCTATTTTTTCTATTTCCTGCATAATACCCCCGTAATCCCTCTAAAAACTTAACATTCTTAATAATTAAGAACGTTAAGTATATCATAAAAACATTTACAGTCAATCCGCCCGCCACTGAAGCAATGGCGGGCGAGATTGACCTCGCCAGTTTGTAGTGGAGGGTCAACCCCGTTAGAGACCCGCCTGCCAAATCTTGGCAGGCAAGTATTTCGTGCTTCAAATTTTAAATACTTACGTTACTCTAACCGATACGGGCTTCCTGCTCATCAATCACTATTGTGCTGTTCTGATAGTGTGTCATTCCCGCAATCTTTAAGCGGGAATCTCTACCTCCTGCAGGCAAAAATGAGCATATTGGATGCCCGACTAAAGCATTCGGGCATGACAAAACTGCCAACTCGTCTGGGCAGACGAAGTCTGACCGATAACTAATTTGACAATACACTATCTTATATCCAATAAGCAATCTATTAAATCTCTAACAGGGTCAAACTTGAATTGATATTAGATTATATGATAGATTGCATTGTTAATATTACCAAAGACAAAAAATGGAAAAAGGAACCGAATTTCAAATAGGCGGCGAAACTTACGTTTTTGACAAACTTGTAGGTCAAGGAGGAATGAGCCAAGTATACACCGCTTACAAAAAAACTAATGACAATGCAGAAACACACTATATAGCAGTCAAATTCCTCCCTCCTAGTATGGAGAGCGACAAGAGAAGAATCAAAGCGTTAAGAGAAGAATTTAATATTATAAATAAGATACCCGACCCTGAAAGTTACAACATAGTAAAGATATATGATATGTTGAAACTAAAGGATGGATATTGTCTGATTATGCCGTATCTGCAGGGCGGCAACCTTATAGAAAGAGTAATAAATAGGGAAAAGACTACAGGGGAAAAGTTCCCTTTCACGGAAAAAGTAAGAATTGCAAGAGATATAGCATATGGGCTTGCATATTTACATGCTTACGACATAATCCATGGAGACGTTAAACCGTCCAATATTCTATTCAATGAAGAAGGACGCGTAAGGATAACCGATTTTGGTTTATCACATTTTTCTTCCAATACATTTTTCCATATCCTGTCTCGCCTGTTTTTGGTTGGGCTTTTACTTAAGAAAGATTTAAAAGGCGGAACTCCTGCCTATATGAGCCCCGAACAACTTAAAGGTGCAAAACCCGACAAAGGCGTTGATATCTACGCTTTGGGAGTGCTTTTATTTGAGTTGTTTACGGGCACTTTGCCTTATTCTCCTTATGCGTTTTCCAACAACAGAAAAAGCATTATAAGAGGATATTATATGGCTAGAAAAAGAGACCGCAATTCAATGACAGTAAAAAGCCAGCTTCTTCATCTCCCGTTTTCATTACAAGAAATAATTCTGGGATGTTTGATGTTTGATAAACAAGACAGATTCCCCACGATTGGCAGCGTCTATGTCAAATTAGACCAGATAAGATAGTTTTCTAAATAATTTCTAATACCTAATTCCCAATTTCTAATGAATACTGAAAAATTAAAAAGCATTATTAAATCTGCTTTAATAGAAGATTTCGGCCCCGAATCAGAGGGTTCTCAGTTCGAGGCAGGCAAAAAGGATATTACTACAGAAACTATTATCGGAGATATTAAAGTCAAAGCCGTAATCATCAGTAAAAACGAAGGCGTAATAGCTGGTTTAGATATTGCAAATACCGCATTTCAACTGGTATCAAAAAACACAAAATTCAAGAAACTAGTAAAAGATGGCGATAAAGTTCATAAAAACCAAATTCTTGCAATTTTAGACGGTAAAGCAAAAAAAATACTGATTGCCGAAAGAACTGCTTTAAATTTTTTGAGCCATTTAAGCGGAATTGCAACATTGACTTCAAAATATACAGAAAAGATCAAGCCCTACGAATGCAAACTCCTTGACACCCGGAAAACAACTCCCCTTTTGAGGGAAATGGAAAAATACGCAGTAAAAATGGGAGGCGGACATAACCATCGCAAAGGGCTTTATGATATGGTGCTTATAAAAGATAATCATCTTAAACTTATATCCTATTGTGAAATAAAAAAGGTTATAGATTCGGTTAAAAAGAGAATCTCAAAGAGCGTCAAAATAGAAGTGGAAGTTGATACATTAGACTCTTTTAAGAAAATATATGATTGCAAAGTAGATATAATCATGCTTGACAATATGAGCCCCGACAAGATGAAAAAAGCAGTCCAATGGATGAAAAAACAAAAAGCACTAGCAAAATCTAAAAAAATAATTCTCGAAGCTTCAGGAGGAATTAACCTTTCAAATATAAAAGAAATTGCAAAAACAGGCGTAGATTTAATTTCCATAGGAGAAATAACACATTCAGCGCCTGCGCTTGATGTAAGCCTTGAAATAATAAATATAAAATCCGAAATACGAATCTCGAAATACCCCCTAGAAATTGCTAAGCAATTTCAGGGACTAAGTCCTCGGAATTCTTCGAATTCCAGAGGGGAAACAAATTCAAAATTATAATGTTCAAATTTTTCAAATTGACACCGGGTGTCATTGCGAGAAGCCCCGCTGAAAGCGGGACGACGAAGCAATCTTGTTACTCACGTTTGAGATTGCCACGCCCTCATAATATTCGGGCTCGCAATGACAAGAA harbors:
- a CDS encoding efflux RND transporter periplasmic adaptor subunit, which produces MRKITVIISVLLLGVIALIIIQKFNAKLPLSITQIQEKEGIPVEAVEIRPDSLLEFLNVTGRVGSEEDAYLSSKAGGRILEFHKDAGDVVIDGEKLVEIDTSSLEIQKTQAQNQVKIAENNLNQSQAQFEDVKRNLDRMRNLFKDGTISKRELEQFELNFKTAKQTLESAYAQLEVAKDNLRIVDVNIQDHGIFAPFDGVVGIRRADVGEIISPGQSIISLYNPQKLNAQVKVAEKDISGLQIGQRAILTLDVSTIKQLKGQVTRISGAPDANTRLFDVYINFEDMSNNIIPGIFLQGKILVDTKENIMTLSNKALIKEGMEYFVFAVEDNHAVKKQVKLGNRSEDKFEIISGIDFGTKIITFGKENVKEGSLVKVIEGN
- a CDS encoding TolC family protein, producing MKKSIFLVIFSLPFFVFAQGDVLTLKQSVSIALENNASIKLANEKIKEAQAEKNQALSYFFPKIYSSSSYTRLDEKSEMASVVLSDDEIYDYNLNLVQPIFHGGLLPAYNLQNENLKVSQSYLESTQNNLILEVKKAYFQVLGTGKIKQVAQESVTLTKAHLNTVEAYFKEGLVSEVEVLRAKVALANARQSLIDANNALELSKSYFNSLLNRNLGQEVMIEDVLYLDDYNIDLSLAMRQAINSRPEIKEANSRMKISQSGVSISRSSFLPQVSLIGKWDKIKGAEVPIDEWKESWSAIVSVEMDIWDWGENLNEVRKVKAQFEQARSSLELLVNNIELEVRQAYFTLLSEKEKIKVQEIAVKEAEKNFRDTSLRFKEGLSTNTDVLDAQVLLSQARTSYYQALYGYNIAFSQLERAMGAKIKD
- a CDS encoding MarR family transcriptional regulator codes for the protein MQEIEKIAESISRLQRKMRAKLSNELSQGEITIPQYHILEHLNDRGETTMREIADYLFVTPPAVTGLVDKLVKMQLVKRDFSSSDRRIIIISLTPKGNTVISKIKNQSNELFISIFKGFSAQDRKNFMEVTKKMEKLL
- a CDS encoding serine/threonine protein kinase, producing MEKGTEFQIGGETYVFDKLVGQGGMSQVYTAYKKTNDNAETHYIAVKFLPPSMESDKRRIKALREEFNIINKIPDPESYNIVKIYDMLKLKDGYCLIMPYLQGGNLIERVINREKTTGEKFPFTEKVRIARDIAYGLAYLHAYDIIHGDVKPSNILFNEEGRVRITDFGLSHFSSNTFFHILSRLFLVGLLLKKDLKGGTPAYMSPEQLKGAKPDKGVDIYALGVLLFELFTGTLPYSPYAFSNNRKSIIRGYYMARKRDRNSMTVKSQLLHLPFSLQEIILGCLMFDKQDRFPTIGSVYVKLDQIR
- the nadC gene encoding carboxylating nicotinate-nucleotide diphosphorylase, whose protein sequence is MNTEKLKSIIKSALIEDFGPESEGSQFEAGKKDITTETIIGDIKVKAVIISKNEGVIAGLDIANTAFQLVSKNTKFKKLVKDGDKVHKNQILAILDGKAKKILIAERTALNFLSHLSGIATLTSKYTEKIKPYECKLLDTRKTTPLLREMEKYAVKMGGGHNHRKGLYDMVLIKDNHLKLISYCEIKKVIDSVKKRISKSVKIEVEVDTLDSFKKIYDCKVDIIMLDNMSPDKMKKAVQWMKKQKALAKSKKIILEASGGINLSNIKEIAKTGVDLISIGEITHSAPALDVSLEIINIKSEIRISKYPLEIAKQFQGLSPRNSSNSRGETNSKL